In Kitasatospora gansuensis, a genomic segment contains:
- a CDS encoding ABC transporter ATP-binding protein yields MSKILPSAAHPTAAPAHGLGRTPEAAVRLTSVSKVYGRGTAAVHALRGVTVDIPRGSFTAVMGPSGSGKSTFLHCAAGLDRPTEGAVALGGSELGGLDETALTRLRRDRIGFVFQAFNLMPSLTVLQNITLPLLLAGRKADQRWLAEIVERVGLTGRTGHRPAELSGGQQQRVAIARALVTRPEVAFGDEPTGALDTMTAKEVLGLLRQTVDELGQTVVMVTHDPVAAAYADSVLFLADGDIVDEMTAPTVDRVADRMSRLGAWA; encoded by the coding sequence CGGCCTCGGCAGAACTCCCGAGGCGGCCGTCCGGCTGACCTCGGTCAGCAAGGTGTACGGCCGCGGCACCGCCGCCGTGCACGCCCTGCGGGGCGTCACCGTCGACATCCCGCGCGGCAGCTTCACCGCCGTGATGGGGCCCTCGGGTTCCGGCAAGAGCACCTTCCTGCACTGCGCGGCGGGCCTGGACCGGCCGACCGAGGGCGCGGTCGCGCTCGGCGGCAGCGAGCTGGGCGGACTGGACGAGACCGCGCTGACCCGGCTGCGCCGCGACCGGATCGGCTTCGTGTTCCAGGCGTTCAACCTGATGCCGTCCCTGACGGTGCTTCAGAACATCACGCTGCCGCTGCTGCTGGCGGGCCGGAAGGCCGACCAGCGGTGGCTGGCGGAGATCGTCGAGCGGGTCGGCCTGACCGGCCGGACCGGCCACCGCCCGGCCGAGCTGTCCGGCGGCCAGCAGCAGCGGGTGGCGATCGCCCGGGCGCTGGTCACCCGGCCCGAGGTGGCGTTCGGCGACGAGCCCACCGGCGCGCTGGACACCATGACGGCCAAGGAGGTGCTCGGCCTGCTCCGGCAGACCGTGGACGAGCTGGGCCAGACGGTCGTGATGGTCACCCACGACCCGGTCGCCGCCGCGTACGCCGACAGCGTGCTGTTCCTCGCCGACGGCGACATCGTGGACGAGATGACCGCGCCGACCGTGGACCGGGTCGCCGACCGGATGAGCCGCCTGGGTGCGTGGGCCTGA
- a CDS encoding ABC transporter permease yields the protein MFTLALSTLRARKGAFVGAFVALFCAAVLVTACAALLETGLRGRIPTERYAGTPLLVTADQEVHWTEEKKGKTKEKAKPLTERAWLDAATVERLATLPGVRAALPELTFPAHLVAPDGRVAGGASWGHSWESAALTPFELRAGRAPAATDEVVLDAALGVAVGGTVTVQSTAAPTAYRVVGLAAPADGPALKRQSTLFFSTAEARRLAGHPGQVAAIGLLTAPGANPTAVRRTALDALSGSTLQVRTGEGRGEAEFLDAGKARVSLVTLGAAMGGTSLLVALLVVTGTFALSIQQRARELALLRAVGATPRQLRRMVGREAQVVGLLAGVPGAFAGLALARWMHGRFVEVGALPDTLELTLSAFPPCLAVLATLLAAWGAARVSARRPARVHPTEGLAEAAMPKPGIGPVRLIAGLLVAAGYAVLVFVLTGLRTEAAATPVTFLSVILAAAAIALLGPLVTRVATAVLGRVGQLVSPATGFLAAQNTRANAQRLAAVVTPLSLAVAMASTILFTQTTASHAAREQAVQGTLAPYVLAAAGPGVPEAAAAAVRQVPGVTAVTEVLRTTVRAGQDKFPAQGVSSPGLARTLDPKVTAGSLDALADDTVAVSELAALTKGVEVGDRLPVTLGDGTTVQLRVVAVYQRGLGHGDLTLPHRLVAAHVDNPLASSVLIAGTADATALRAAVRAFPAVRVLDRDQVDAAQQAKAGTQAQVNYVAMGLIIAFTGIAVVNTLVMATAARRREFAMLRLIGTTGRQIRAMLRWETLTVALLAVALGTAVAYLTLGAYSSGMTGSATPYAPPLTYLAVVGVATALAFTATALPARLALRANAADAIGARE from the coding sequence ATGTTCACCCTCGCCCTGAGTACGCTGCGGGCCCGCAAGGGGGCCTTCGTCGGCGCGTTCGTCGCGCTGTTCTGCGCGGCCGTGCTGGTCACCGCGTGTGCCGCGCTGCTGGAGACCGGTCTGCGCGGAAGGATCCCCACCGAGCGGTACGCGGGCACCCCGCTGCTGGTCACCGCGGACCAGGAGGTGCACTGGACCGAGGAGAAGAAGGGCAAGACCAAGGAGAAGGCCAAGCCGCTGACCGAGCGGGCCTGGCTGGACGCGGCCACCGTCGAGCGGCTCGCCACGCTGCCCGGCGTCCGCGCCGCGCTGCCCGAACTCACCTTCCCCGCCCACCTGGTGGCGCCGGACGGCCGGGTCGCGGGCGGTGCGTCCTGGGGCCACTCCTGGGAGTCCGCCGCGCTGACGCCGTTCGAGCTGCGGGCGGGCCGGGCCCCCGCCGCCACGGACGAGGTGGTGCTCGACGCCGCCCTCGGCGTCGCGGTCGGCGGCACCGTCACCGTGCAGTCCACCGCCGCACCCACCGCCTACCGGGTGGTCGGCCTCGCCGCTCCGGCCGACGGCCCGGCGCTTAAGCGCCAGTCCACGCTGTTCTTCAGCACCGCCGAGGCCCGCCGGCTGGCCGGTCACCCCGGTCAGGTGGCCGCGATCGGCCTGCTGACCGCCCCCGGTGCAAACCCGACTGCCGTACGGCGAACGGCGCTTGACGCCCTGTCGGGCAGTACCCTCCAGGTCAGGACCGGCGAGGGCCGGGGCGAGGCCGAGTTCCTGGACGCGGGCAAGGCCCGGGTCAGCCTGGTCACTCTGGGCGCCGCGATGGGCGGCACCTCACTGCTGGTCGCGCTGCTGGTGGTGACCGGGACCTTTGCGCTCTCCATCCAGCAGCGGGCCCGGGAGCTGGCCCTGCTGCGCGCGGTCGGGGCGACGCCCCGTCAGCTCCGCCGGATGGTCGGCCGGGAGGCGCAGGTGGTCGGCCTGCTGGCCGGCGTGCCCGGCGCGTTCGCCGGGCTCGCGCTGGCGCGCTGGATGCACGGTCGCTTCGTCGAGGTCGGTGCGCTGCCGGACACCCTGGAACTGACGCTCAGTGCGTTCCCGCCCTGCCTGGCCGTGCTCGCCACGCTGCTCGCCGCCTGGGGTGCGGCCAGGGTGTCGGCCCGCCGTCCGGCCCGGGTGCACCCGACCGAGGGGCTGGCCGAGGCCGCAATGCCGAAGCCGGGGATCGGGCCGGTCCGGCTGATCGCCGGACTGCTGGTGGCCGCCGGGTACGCGGTGTTGGTGTTCGTCCTCACCGGTCTGCGCACCGAGGCCGCCGCCACCCCGGTGACCTTCCTGTCGGTGATCCTGGCCGCCGCCGCGATCGCCCTGCTGGGCCCGCTGGTCACCCGGGTCGCCACCGCCGTGCTGGGCCGGGTCGGGCAGCTGGTCTCCCCGGCCACCGGCTTCCTGGCCGCGCAGAACACCCGGGCCAACGCCCAGCGGCTGGCCGCCGTGGTGACGCCGCTCAGCCTGGCGGTCGCGATGGCCTCGACCATCCTGTTCACCCAGACCACCGCGAGCCACGCGGCCCGCGAGCAGGCCGTCCAGGGCACGCTGGCCCCGTACGTGCTGGCGGCGGCCGGTCCCGGCGTGCCCGAGGCGGCTGCCGCGGCCGTCCGGCAGGTGCCCGGCGTCACCGCCGTGACCGAGGTGCTCCGCACCACGGTGCGGGCCGGGCAGGACAAGTTCCCCGCCCAGGGCGTCAGTTCGCCGGGCCTGGCCCGCACCCTGGACCCGAAGGTCACCGCCGGATCGCTGGACGCGCTGGCGGACGACACGGTCGCGGTCAGCGAACTGGCCGCGCTCACCAAGGGCGTCGAGGTCGGCGACCGGCTCCCGGTCACCCTCGGGGACGGCACCACCGTGCAGCTCCGGGTGGTCGCGGTCTACCAACGGGGCCTCGGCCACGGCGATCTGACGCTCCCGCACCGGCTGGTCGCCGCCCATGTGGACAACCCGCTGGCCTCCTCGGTGCTGATCGCCGGTACGGCCGACGCCACCGCGCTGCGGGCCGCCGTCCGGGCCTTCCCCGCCGTGCGGGTGCTGGACCGGGACCAGGTGGACGCCGCGCAGCAGGCCAAGGCGGGCACCCAGGCCCAGGTCAACTACGTCGCGATGGGCCTGATCATCGCCTTCACCGGCATCGCCGTGGTCAACACCCTGGTGATGGCGACCGCCGCCCGCCGTCGCGAGTTCGCCATGCTGCGGCTGATCGGCACCACCGGACGCCAGATCAGGGCGATGCTGCGCTGGGAGACCCTGACGGTCGCGCTGCTGGCGGTCGCCCTCGGCACCGCCGTGGCCTACCTGACGCTCGGCGCGTACAGCAGCGGGATGACCGGCTCGGCCACGCCGTACGCCCCGCCGCTGACCTATCTGGCCGTGGTCGGGGTGGCCACCGCGCTCGCCTTCACGGCGACCGCACTGCCGGCCCGGCTGGCCCTGCGGGCCAACGCGGCGGATGCCATCGGCGCCCGGGAGTAG